The proteins below come from a single Aegilops tauschii subsp. strangulata cultivar AL8/78 chromosome 6, Aet v6.0, whole genome shotgun sequence genomic window:
- the LOC109764462 gene encoding protein CNGC15b isoform X1, which translates to MACCGSRNVRFQNDLEVQQLKAISLESPSTASKNHSKLPHDPRKCRLGSRVCPERPCRSIRDRVLSRAFSEELESLMHSGGHLFFDPRGRVIHLWNKIFLTACLLSLFVDPLFLYLTGTQQNMCIEFKHSLALMLSVIRSLLDVFYAAHICLRFRTAFIAPSSRVFGRGELVIQPYKIAMRYLSRTFWFDLITALPLPQFVIWVVVPMLKESATANRKDILRFSIIFQYLPRLFQIFPLTRQIVMATGAMTENAWASAAYNLILYMLASHVLGALWYLFSVQRQEACWREACNLEGPMCRTEFFDCNTVSSNRTIWYELSNITRLCTPDNSFYQFGIYAEAFNYKLTTSAFTQKYFYCFWWGLKNLSCLGQNLATSLYIGEISFAIVIGVLGLVLFALLIGNMQSYLQATMIRLEEWRTKRTDMERWMHHRQIPQPLKQCVRRYQQYKWVATRGVDEEALLKDLPMDIRRDIKRHLCLDLVRRVPLFDEMDERTLEAICERLRPALYTRGTRLVRELDPVDSMLFIIRGYLDSYTTQGGRSGFFNSCRIGAGEFCGEELLTWALDPRPSEYLPRSTRTVRAVSEVEAFALVAEDLRFVASQFRRLHSARIRHRFRFYSHQWRTWAACFIQAAWRRHKRRRASMEHRMPQAGDGRAGGSVRCRRHSCDGKALKKPMEPDFTVEQEI; encoded by the exons ATGGCATGCTGTGGTTCACGAAACGTCAG GTTTCAGAACGATCTCGAGGTGCAGCAGTTGAAAGCAATCTCCTTGGAGAGCCCATCAACAGCGAGCAAGAACCACAGCAAGCTGCCTCACGATCCAAGGAAATGCAGGCTGGGCTCCCGGGTCTGCCCGGAGAGGCCGTGCAGAAGCATCAGGGACAGGGTGCTGTCGCGCGCCTTCTCGGAGGAGCTGGAGTCGCTGATGCACTCCGGCGGCCACCTCTTCTTCGACCCCCGCGGCCGGGTGATCCACCTGTGGAACAAGATCTTCCTCACGGCGTGCCTGCTCTCGCTCTTCGTCGACCCGCTCTTCCTCTACCTCACCGGAACCCAGCAGAACATGTGCATCGAGTTCAAGCACTCGCTGGCGCTCATGCTCTCCGTCATACGGTCGCTGCTGGACGTGTTCTACGCGGCCCACATCTGCCTCCGCTTCCGGACGGCGTTCATCGCGCCGTCTTCCCGGGTGTTTGGGAGAGGAGAGCTTGTGATTCAGCCCTACAAGATCGCCATGAGGTACCTGTCACGGACCTTCTGGTTTGATCTCATCACCGCGCTGCCTCTACCACAG TTCGTGATCTGGGTCGTCGTGCCTATGCTGAAGGAATCCGCCACGGCAAACCGGAAGGACATCCTTCGGTTCAGCATCATCTTCCAGTACCTCCCGCGGCTCTTCCAGATCTTCCCGCTCACGAGGCAGATCGTCATGGCGACCGGAGCCATGACGGAGAACGCATGGGCCAGCGCGGCGTATAACCTCATACTCTACATGCTGGCAAGCCACGTTCTGGGAGCATTGTGGTACCTCTTCTCGGTGCAGAGGCAGGAGGCGTGCTGGAGAGAGGCGTGCAATCTGGAGGGCCCCATGTGTCGGACCGAGTTCTTCGATTGCAACACCGTAAGCAGCAACAGGACCATCTGGTACGAGCTGAGCAACATAACAAGATTGTGCACTCCGGACAATAGTTTCTACCAGTTCGGGATTTACGCAGAGGCGTTCAACTATAAGCTCACGACGTCGGCCTTCACGCAGAAGTACTTCTACTGCTTCTGGTGGGGACTCAAGAACCTCAG TTGCCTAGGACAGAATCTGGCGACGAGCTTGTACATTGGAGAGATAAGCTTTGCAATCGTCATTGGCGTCCTTGGGCTGGTGTTGTTTGCTCTGCTCATTGGCAACATGCAA TCGTATCTCCAAGCGACCATGATCCGACTGGAGGAGTGGCGGACGAAGCGGACGGACATGGAGCGGTGGATGCACCACCGGCAGATACCCCAGCCGCTGAAGCAGTGCGTGAGGAGGTACCAGCAGTACAAATGGGTGGCCACCCGCGGCGTGGACGAGGAGGCCTTGCTCAAGGACCTCCCCATGGACATCCGGCGCGACATCAAGCGCCACCTCTGCCTGGACCTCGTCCGGCGAGTGCCTCTGTTCGACGAGATGGACGAGCGGACGCTGGAGGCCATCTGCGAGCGGCTGCGGCCGGCGCTCTACACCCGTGGCACGCGGCTGGTGCGCGAGCTGGACCCCGTGGACTCGATGCTCTTCATCATCCGAGGGTACCTCGACTCGTACACGACGCAGGGGGGGCGGTCCGGTTTCTTCAACTCGTGCCGCATCGGGGCAGGGGAGTTCTGCGGGGAGGAGCTCCTGACGTGGGCGCTGGACCCGCGCCCTTCCGAGTACCTGCCGCGGTCCACGCGCACCGTGCGGGCCGTCTCCGAGGTCGAGGCGTTCGCGCTCGTCGCGGAGGACCTCCGGTTCGTGGCGTCGCAGTTCCGGCGCCTCCACAGCGCGCGGATCCGGCACAGGTTCCGGTTCTACTCGCACCAGTGGCGGACGTGGGCGGCGTGCTTCATCCAGGCCGCATGGCGCCGGCACAAGCGACGCCGCGCGTCCATGGAGCATAGGATGCCCCAGGCAGGCGACGGGCGGGCGGGAGGGAGCGTGAGGTGCCGCCGGCACAGCTGCGACGGCAAGGCGCTCAAGAAGCCCATGGAGCCGGATTTTACGGTGGAACAAGAGATCTAA
- the LOC109764462 gene encoding protein CNGC15c isoform X2 produces the protein MHSGGHLFFDPRGRVIHLWNKIFLTACLLSLFVDPLFLYLTGTQQNMCIEFKHSLALMLSVIRSLLDVFYAAHICLRFRTAFIAPSSRVFGRGELVIQPYKIAMRYLSRTFWFDLITALPLPQFVIWVVVPMLKESATANRKDILRFSIIFQYLPRLFQIFPLTRQIVMATGAMTENAWASAAYNLILYMLASHVLGALWYLFSVQRQEACWREACNLEGPMCRTEFFDCNTVSSNRTIWYELSNITRLCTPDNSFYQFGIYAEAFNYKLTTSAFTQKYFYCFWWGLKNLSCLGQNLATSLYIGEISFAIVIGVLGLVLFALLIGNMQSYLQATMIRLEEWRTKRTDMERWMHHRQIPQPLKQCVRRYQQYKWVATRGVDEEALLKDLPMDIRRDIKRHLCLDLVRRVPLFDEMDERTLEAICERLRPALYTRGTRLVRELDPVDSMLFIIRGYLDSYTTQGGRSGFFNSCRIGAGEFCGEELLTWALDPRPSEYLPRSTRTVRAVSEVEAFALVAEDLRFVASQFRRLHSARIRHRFRFYSHQWRTWAACFIQAAWRRHKRRRASMEHRMPQAGDGRAGGSVRCRRHSCDGKALKKPMEPDFTVEQEI, from the exons ATGCACTCCGGCGGCCACCTCTTCTTCGACCCCCGCGGCCGGGTGATCCACCTGTGGAACAAGATCTTCCTCACGGCGTGCCTGCTCTCGCTCTTCGTCGACCCGCTCTTCCTCTACCTCACCGGAACCCAGCAGAACATGTGCATCGAGTTCAAGCACTCGCTGGCGCTCATGCTCTCCGTCATACGGTCGCTGCTGGACGTGTTCTACGCGGCCCACATCTGCCTCCGCTTCCGGACGGCGTTCATCGCGCCGTCTTCCCGGGTGTTTGGGAGAGGAGAGCTTGTGATTCAGCCCTACAAGATCGCCATGAGGTACCTGTCACGGACCTTCTGGTTTGATCTCATCACCGCGCTGCCTCTACCACAG TTCGTGATCTGGGTCGTCGTGCCTATGCTGAAGGAATCCGCCACGGCAAACCGGAAGGACATCCTTCGGTTCAGCATCATCTTCCAGTACCTCCCGCGGCTCTTCCAGATCTTCCCGCTCACGAGGCAGATCGTCATGGCGACCGGAGCCATGACGGAGAACGCATGGGCCAGCGCGGCGTATAACCTCATACTCTACATGCTGGCAAGCCACGTTCTGGGAGCATTGTGGTACCTCTTCTCGGTGCAGAGGCAGGAGGCGTGCTGGAGAGAGGCGTGCAATCTGGAGGGCCCCATGTGTCGGACCGAGTTCTTCGATTGCAACACCGTAAGCAGCAACAGGACCATCTGGTACGAGCTGAGCAACATAACAAGATTGTGCACTCCGGACAATAGTTTCTACCAGTTCGGGATTTACGCAGAGGCGTTCAACTATAAGCTCACGACGTCGGCCTTCACGCAGAAGTACTTCTACTGCTTCTGGTGGGGACTCAAGAACCTCAG TTGCCTAGGACAGAATCTGGCGACGAGCTTGTACATTGGAGAGATAAGCTTTGCAATCGTCATTGGCGTCCTTGGGCTGGTGTTGTTTGCTCTGCTCATTGGCAACATGCAA TCGTATCTCCAAGCGACCATGATCCGACTGGAGGAGTGGCGGACGAAGCGGACGGACATGGAGCGGTGGATGCACCACCGGCAGATACCCCAGCCGCTGAAGCAGTGCGTGAGGAGGTACCAGCAGTACAAATGGGTGGCCACCCGCGGCGTGGACGAGGAGGCCTTGCTCAAGGACCTCCCCATGGACATCCGGCGCGACATCAAGCGCCACCTCTGCCTGGACCTCGTCCGGCGAGTGCCTCTGTTCGACGAGATGGACGAGCGGACGCTGGAGGCCATCTGCGAGCGGCTGCGGCCGGCGCTCTACACCCGTGGCACGCGGCTGGTGCGCGAGCTGGACCCCGTGGACTCGATGCTCTTCATCATCCGAGGGTACCTCGACTCGTACACGACGCAGGGGGGGCGGTCCGGTTTCTTCAACTCGTGCCGCATCGGGGCAGGGGAGTTCTGCGGGGAGGAGCTCCTGACGTGGGCGCTGGACCCGCGCCCTTCCGAGTACCTGCCGCGGTCCACGCGCACCGTGCGGGCCGTCTCCGAGGTCGAGGCGTTCGCGCTCGTCGCGGAGGACCTCCGGTTCGTGGCGTCGCAGTTCCGGCGCCTCCACAGCGCGCGGATCCGGCACAGGTTCCGGTTCTACTCGCACCAGTGGCGGACGTGGGCGGCGTGCTTCATCCAGGCCGCATGGCGCCGGCACAAGCGACGCCGCGCGTCCATGGAGCATAGGATGCCCCAGGCAGGCGACGGGCGGGCGGGAGGGAGCGTGAGGTGCCGCCGGCACAGCTGCGACGGCAAGGCGCTCAAGAAGCCCATGGAGCCGGATTTTACGGTGGAACAAGAGATCTAA